A stretch of Rhododendron vialii isolate Sample 1 chromosome 4a, ASM3025357v1 DNA encodes these proteins:
- the LOC131322325 gene encoding trihelix transcription factor GT-3b-like, whose protein sequence is MEGHPHHHHQISVNIDTGDRFPQWSIQETRDLLMIRAELDPTFMETKRNKLLWEVIATKMKEKGYNRSAEQCKCKWKNLVTRYKGCETMEPEGMRQQFPFYNELQTIFGARMQRMLWMEAEGGLSAPKKKGVQLSSDDEDDNEESDGGEKITSSKKRRKVLKGGGTGSSTSGTSMISSLKELLEEFMKQQMQMEMEWMKACERREEERRVKEMEWRQTMEALENERVAMERRWREREDERRTREEARAEKRDALITALLNKLRREEM, encoded by the exons ATGGAAGGTCAtccacatcatcatcatcagatTAGTGTGAATATAGATACAGGAGATAGATTTCCTCAATGGAGTATTCAGGAGACGAGGGATTTGTTGATGATACGAGCCGAGCTCGATCCCACGTTTATGGAAACCAAGCGAAACAAGCTTCTGTGGGAAGTGATTGCGACGAAAATGAAGGAAAAGGGTTACAATCGAAGCGCAGAGCAGTGCAAGTGCAAGTGGAAAAACCTCGTCACTCGATACAAG GGATGTGAAACCATGGAGCCAGAAGGAATGAGGCAGCAATTTCCATTTTACAATGAGCTACAAACTATTTTTGGTGCGAGGATGCAAAGAATGCTGTGGATGGAAGCGGAGGGGGGACTGAGCGCGCCCAAAAAGAAAGGGGTGCAACTTTCGTCGGACGATGAGGACGACAATGAAGAGAGCGACGGAGGAGAGAAGATCACAAGCAGCAAGAAGAGAAGGAAAGTACTCAAGGGTGGTGGTACTGGCAGTAGTACTAGTGGAACAAGTATGATCAGTAGTTTGAAGGAGCTTCTGGAGGAGTTCATGAAGCAACAGATGCAAATGGAGATGGAATGGATGAAAGcttgtgagaggagagaggaggagaggaggGTGAAGGAGATGGAGTGGAGACAAACAATGGAAGCTTTGGAGAATGAAAGGGTAGCGATGGAGaggaggtggagagagagggaagatgaaaggAGGACGAGAGAGGAAGCTAGAGCAGAGAAAAGGGATGCTCTTATAACAGCTCTATTAAACAAGCTTAGAAGGGAAGAGATGTAG